From one Nocardioides yefusunii genomic stretch:
- the rplS gene encoding 50S ribosomal protein L19 has translation MSNLLAEIGNVNKRTDVPAFRAGDTVKVHVKVIEGSRSRVQVFQGVVIRVHGSGIGRTFTVRKVSFGIGVERTFPLHSPIFESIEVVTRGDVRRAKLYYLRDLRGKKAKIKERRTV, from the coding sequence ATGAGCAACCTGCTTGCCGAGATTGGCAACGTCAACAAGCGCACCGACGTCCCGGCCTTCCGCGCCGGTGACACCGTCAAGGTTCACGTCAAGGTCATCGAGGGCTCGCGCTCCCGTGTCCAGGTGTTCCAGGGCGTCGTGATCCGTGTCCACGGTTCCGGCATCGGTCGCACCTTCACCGTCCGCAAGGTCTCCTTCGGCATCGGTGTCGAGCGCACCTTCCCGCTGCACTCCCCGATCTTCGAGTCGATCGAGGTCGTCACCCGCGGTGACGTCCGTCGCGCGAAGCTTTACTACCTGCGCGACCTGCGCGGCAAGAAGGCGAAGATCAAGGAGCGTCGCACGGTCTGA
- a CDS encoding GtrA family protein: protein MSTFDRLSRNLRLFARFGVVGASGVLVNLAVVVMLKKFGPDVDDLIAGIPLTDFNIRWYHVFSTVAFLVACLWNFQLNRKWTFNSSGHAGWWAEFRPFFSVGLIAQCLGLGLLTLLMHTGSPLALPTDLLDDSTGWRTRLYWGQLIVICATTPLSFVLNKVWTFSAVRGHAAASPAPVREPEDALR from the coding sequence GTGAGCACCTTCGACCGCCTCAGCCGGAACCTGCGCCTCTTCGCCCGCTTCGGCGTCGTCGGCGCCTCCGGAGTCCTGGTGAACCTGGCCGTGGTGGTGATGCTCAAGAAGTTCGGCCCCGACGTCGACGACCTGATCGCCGGCATCCCGCTCACCGACTTCAACATCCGCTGGTACCACGTGTTCTCCACCGTGGCGTTCCTCGTTGCCTGCCTGTGGAACTTCCAGCTGAACCGGAAGTGGACCTTCAACTCCTCGGGTCACGCCGGCTGGTGGGCGGAGTTCCGTCCGTTCTTCTCCGTCGGCCTGATCGCCCAGTGCCTGGGCCTGGGTCTGCTGACGCTGCTGATGCACACCGGGTCCCCGCTGGCACTGCCGACCGACCTCCTCGACGACTCCACCGGTTGGCGGACCCGCCTCTACTGGGGTCAGCTGATCGTCATCTGCGCCACGACGCCGCTCTCGTTCGTCCTCAACAAGGTGTGGACGTTCTCCGCGGTGCGCGGCCATGCAGCCGCGTCCCCGGCTCCGGTCCGTGAGCCCGAGGACGCCCTGCGCTGA
- a CDS encoding YifB family Mg chelatase-like AAA ATPase: MLATSRTVVLQGSLGHLVEVQVDISPGVVGATIVGRPDASLLEARDRVRMAITHCAAPWPATRRVTILLAPADLPKRGTHFDLAIAVGIKAADGTIPVDALTGTVFVGELGLDGGLRQVPGVLPMVMAAAAAGIRRVFVPEPSAVEAALVPDMEVFGVRSLAQVVAQLRGDEVPVATPVGASGGTSLLSWRGEDRRDDVDLSDLVGVADARFALEVAAAGGHHLLLSGPKGAGKTSLAERLPTLMPDLTREESLELTALHSLSGSGTRGLILRPPFLAPHHDVSKSSLVGGGSGRVRPGEISLAHCGVLFLDEFPLFRTDVIEALRQPLESGEIRVVRGDESALFPARSTVILAANPCPCGEYRAVARENRCTCPEVARREYRRKVSGPIADRVDVVRHLLPTGPADTDRFAVRESSAEVRVRVTDARARQAARYAGLGWRLNSQTPGHLLREEWPLPDAGQARLDDHVYSGRLSRRGAVRVHRLAWTVADLSRRERPSDLDVDVALALRTGAEFSLAALGRAS, translated from the coding sequence ATGCTGGCGACCTCGCGCACCGTCGTGCTGCAGGGATCGCTGGGACACCTGGTGGAGGTGCAGGTGGACATATCGCCCGGCGTCGTCGGGGCGACCATCGTCGGACGTCCCGACGCCTCCCTGCTGGAGGCCCGCGACCGGGTACGGATGGCGATCACGCACTGCGCCGCTCCCTGGCCCGCGACCCGACGCGTCACGATCCTGCTCGCCCCGGCCGACCTGCCCAAGCGCGGCACCCACTTCGACCTCGCGATCGCGGTGGGGATCAAGGCAGCGGACGGGACCATCCCCGTCGACGCGCTCACCGGCACCGTCTTCGTCGGAGAACTCGGGCTCGACGGCGGTCTGCGCCAGGTGCCCGGAGTGCTCCCGATGGTGATGGCGGCAGCAGCCGCAGGAATCCGTCGGGTCTTCGTCCCCGAACCGTCCGCGGTCGAGGCGGCCCTCGTGCCGGACATGGAGGTCTTCGGAGTGCGGTCCTTGGCCCAGGTGGTGGCGCAGTTGCGCGGAGACGAGGTGCCAGTGGCGACCCCGGTCGGGGCAAGCGGCGGCACCAGCCTGCTGAGTTGGCGGGGCGAGGACCGCCGCGACGACGTCGACCTCTCCGACCTCGTCGGCGTGGCCGATGCCCGATTCGCGCTGGAGGTCGCTGCCGCCGGCGGACACCACCTGCTGCTGTCCGGTCCGAAGGGAGCAGGCAAGACGTCGTTGGCCGAACGCCTGCCCACTCTCATGCCTGACCTCACCCGCGAGGAGTCCCTGGAACTCACCGCACTGCACTCCCTGTCGGGCTCCGGGACGCGTGGCCTGATCCTGCGTCCGCCGTTCCTTGCCCCCCACCACGACGTCTCCAAGTCGAGCCTCGTCGGGGGAGGAAGCGGCAGGGTCCGGCCAGGTGAAATTTCCCTGGCCCATTGCGGAGTTCTCTTTCTGGACGAGTTCCCGCTCTTCCGCACCGACGTCATCGAGGCGCTGCGCCAGCCGTTGGAGAGCGGCGAGATCCGGGTGGTGCGCGGCGACGAGTCGGCGCTCTTCCCGGCGCGGAGCACCGTGATCCTCGCGGCCAACCCCTGCCCGTGCGGGGAGTACCGGGCCGTGGCCCGGGAGAACCGGTGCACCTGCCCGGAGGTCGCACGTCGTGAGTACCGGCGCAAGGTGAGTGGACCGATCGCCGACCGGGTCGACGTCGTGCGACACCTGCTGCCCACTGGTCCAGCCGACACCGACCGATTCGCTGTGCGGGAGAGCTCTGCCGAGGTCCGCGTCCGGGTCACCGACGCCCGCGCCCGCCAGGCAGCTCGGTACGCGGGACTGGGCTGGCGGCTCAACTCCCAGACACCGGGCCACCTGCTGCGCGAGGAGTGGCCTCTGCCCGACGCCGGACAGGCCCGCCTCGACGACCACGTCTACTCCGGACGGCTCAGCCGTCGTGGTGCCGTGCGGGTGCACCGACTGGCATGGACGGTGGCCGATCTCTCCCGACGCGAGCGCCCGTCCGACCTCGACGTCGACGTCGCTCTCGCACTGCGCACCGGCGCCGAGTTCTCCCTCGCTGCACTGGGGCGTGCCTCATGA
- a CDS encoding alpha/beta hydrolase family esterase: protein MSLSRHLFPSATRCRATARAAGALAALALLASGCAGSADEAEGVDLPAASTGLHPLVSADGERQYYLDLPEGYSPDGEPLPLVLALHGTGGSHAKWLDDTYNLADAVGDDAIMVYPEALVSTNGTRQWVTERDVPYVAAVLDQLENQVTFDHDNVLVTGQSSGAGMSHEIGCQLGDRVRAIAPAAGVLMSTRCTGSVAVIQVQGTSDPVVPFALAQQTSEFWARYNGLDTGVRQPGTHDSCTQYPTADGTVEATNAYPVHLCMHNEGAGEERQGHAWPSIAGDAIWSTFTALPRTQEAESAPAGGGNDKTIAEANTTAKFTLKFPETIPSTPTQGAVVVYAPGEVTPTTAPLAFMTMQFAPGDVQPGQEVSYEVPVSYSIFGADGFSLPGSYTIMVTMHTENGGYPIPVPGMDMWTMTEYDFVDTDTPVVIDDVLALEPISTDTGL, encoded by the coding sequence GTGTCACTCTCGCGTCACCTCTTCCCCTCGGCAACACGCTGCCGAGCCACTGCCCGCGCCGCTGGAGCCCTGGCTGCCCTGGCCCTGCTCGCCTCCGGGTGTGCCGGATCGGCCGACGAGGCCGAGGGCGTCGACCTGCCCGCCGCCTCCACCGGGTTGCACCCGTTGGTCAGCGCCGACGGCGAACGCCAGTACTACCTCGACCTGCCCGAGGGCTACTCCCCCGACGGCGAACCGCTCCCGCTCGTGCTGGCCCTGCACGGCACCGGCGGGTCGCACGCGAAGTGGCTCGACGACACCTACAACCTCGCCGACGCCGTCGGCGACGACGCAATCATGGTCTATCCCGAGGCGCTGGTCAGCACGAACGGAACCCGGCAGTGGGTCACCGAGCGCGACGTCCCCTACGTCGCCGCCGTCCTGGACCAACTGGAGAATCAGGTCACCTTCGACCACGACAACGTCCTCGTCACCGGCCAGAGCAGCGGCGCCGGTATGTCGCACGAGATCGGCTGCCAGCTCGGCGACCGGGTCCGCGCGATCGCACCGGCGGCCGGCGTCCTGATGTCGACGCGCTGCACCGGATCGGTGGCGGTGATCCAGGTCCAGGGCACCTCCGACCCGGTGGTCCCGTTCGCTCTCGCCCAGCAGACCAGTGAGTTCTGGGCCCGGTACAACGGCCTCGACACCGGCGTCCGTCAGCCCGGCACGCACGACTCCTGCACCCAGTACCCAACGGCCGACGGCACCGTCGAGGCCACCAACGCCTACCCGGTGCACCTGTGCATGCACAACGAAGGCGCCGGCGAGGAGCGTCAGGGCCACGCCTGGCCCTCGATCGCCGGGGACGCGATCTGGTCGACGTTCACCGCACTGCCCCGCACCCAGGAGGCTGAGTCCGCACCTGCTGGCGGTGGCAACGACAAGACCATCGCCGAGGCCAACACCACCGCGAAGTTCACCCTCAAGTTCCCCGAGACGATTCCCAGCACCCCCACCCAGGGCGCCGTGGTGGTCTACGCCCCCGGTGAGGTGACTCCCACGACCGCTCCGCTGGCGTTCATGACGATGCAGTTCGCCCCCGGTGACGTGCAGCCGGGGCAGGAGGTCTCCTACGAGGTGCCGGTGAGCTACTCGATCTTCGGTGCCGACGGGTTCTCCCTGCCCGGGAGCTACACCATCATGGTCACGATGCACACCGAGAACGGCGGCTACCCGATCCCGGTGCCCGGTATGGACATGTGGACGATGACGGAGTACGACTTCGTGGACACCGACACACCCGTCGTGATCGACGACGTCCTGGCACTCGAGCCGATCTCGACCGACACCGGGCTCTGA
- a CDS encoding YraN family protein produces MTSNRTTHNARLGRWGEEVARRHLLRAGMTLLDQNWRGPSGEVDLVLRDGAEVVVCEVKTRTSSLRGTPHEAVDETKAARLRLLAAEWVQAHPEAGADPGAVRVDLVAVLRPRGAAPRLEHVRGIC; encoded by the coding sequence ATGACCAGCAACCGCACCACCCACAACGCTCGCCTCGGCCGATGGGGCGAGGAGGTCGCCCGCCGGCACCTGCTCCGGGCCGGGATGACGCTCCTGGACCAGAACTGGCGCGGCCCCTCGGGCGAGGTCGACCTGGTCCTGCGCGACGGCGCCGAGGTGGTGGTCTGTGAGGTGAAGACCCGCACGTCGTCGTTGCGTGGCACCCCGCACGAGGCGGTCGACGAGACGAAGGCGGCACGGTTGCGCCTGCTCGCTGCCGAATGGGTACAGGCCCATCCTGAGGCGGGCGCCGACCCCGGCGCGGTCCGCGTCGACCTGGTGGCGGTGCTGCGTCCACGCGGTGCCGCCCCGCGCCTCGAGCACGTGCGGGGGATCTGTTGA
- a CDS encoding GNAT family N-acetyltransferase, protein MAPGDAGELLTLQRACWAGEALTNPGVEVPALTETLDDVQAWGQEWTVLVAHRGGRLVAAGRGRLVTEEGRTAWEIGRLMVAPDLHGQGLGRWMLEAVETAAPAEATGFVLSTGARSQSNLKTYRKAGYRPTGESAGLVRLSKRRR, encoded by the coding sequence ATGGCTCCCGGTGACGCCGGCGAACTGCTCACCCTGCAGCGTGCCTGCTGGGCTGGTGAGGCGCTGACCAACCCCGGCGTCGAGGTCCCGGCGCTGACCGAGACCCTCGACGACGTCCAGGCCTGGGGCCAGGAGTGGACCGTCCTGGTGGCGCACCGCGGTGGCCGTCTGGTCGCCGCCGGTCGTGGTCGTCTCGTCACCGAGGAGGGCCGCACTGCGTGGGAGATCGGCCGCCTGATGGTTGCCCCCGACCTGCACGGCCAGGGACTGGGCCGCTGGATGTTGGAGGCCGTCGAGACCGCCGCCCCGGCCGAGGCCACCGGTTTCGTGCTCTCCACCGGAGCGCGGTCGCAGAGCAACCTCAAGACGTACCGCAAGGCGGGCTACCGTCCGACCGGCGAGAGCGCTGGTCTGGTCCGGCTCTCCAAGCGTCGCCGCTGA
- a CDS encoding NYN domain-containing protein — MRISTVMVVDAANVVGSRPTGWWKDRAAASRTLHEKLLVGDTPHDEIVLVLEGQGKGGVKAGKIQHVRTVHAPKDGDSEIERQTRAAVEKGCRVTVITGDNFLRARVQGIGAMAMSPSWLLDRL, encoded by the coding sequence GTGCGCATCTCAACCGTGATGGTCGTCGACGCTGCGAACGTCGTCGGGTCCCGCCCCACCGGATGGTGGAAGGACCGTGCCGCCGCGTCCCGGACCCTGCACGAGAAGCTCCTCGTGGGGGACACCCCGCACGACGAGATCGTCCTGGTCCTCGAAGGTCAGGGCAAGGGCGGAGTCAAGGCCGGCAAGATCCAGCACGTGCGCACCGTGCACGCCCCCAAGGACGGCGACTCCGAGATCGAGCGTCAGACCCGGGCCGCGGTCGAGAAGGGGTGCCGGGTCACGGTGATCACCGGCGACAACTTCCTGCGCGCCCGCGTGCAGGGCATCGGGGCGATGGCGATGAGCCCGTCCTGGCTCCTCGACCGACTCTGA
- a CDS encoding RNA-binding protein → MLADALEHLVRGVVDHPDDVSVKDKQLRRGSILEVRVHPEDLGKVIGRNGRTASAFRTIVSALAGRGGARIDFVDVDRRR, encoded by the coding sequence ATGCTTGCCGACGCACTCGAGCACCTCGTTCGTGGAGTGGTTGACCACCCCGACGACGTGTCCGTCAAGGACAAGCAGCTGCGTCGCGGTTCGATCCTCGAGGTCCGGGTTCACCCCGAAGACCTCGGCAAGGTGATCGGTCGCAACGGTCGTACGGCCTCCGCGTTCCGCACCATCGTCTCGGCCCTCGCGGGTCGCGGCGGGGCACGGATCGACTTCGTGGACGTCGACCGCCGACGCTGA
- the lepB gene encoding signal peptidase I: MTSQDRDFPRPDDAEESRSFVPADSHDGTQIPDAAPAEEPRALTRKERKRQKAAAKKQLPLWQETILLLVLALTVAIVVKSFFIQAFYIPSESMEPGLVRNDRIVVQKISYWGGGEPQRGDVIVFKDPGGWLNDAQTEPGNIVAKAMTKVGLYPEGGHLVKRVVGVGGDVITCCDDDGRLKINGVAIDEPYVNDDPLTDCNGPMPGACDWQTVTVPEGHLFVMGDNRGHSADSSFHMCREGLETDCVPGREFVSTDLVVGRMAALVWPLGHARIEHRPDAFADVPDTASSDD; encoded by the coding sequence GTGACTTCACAGGACCGCGACTTCCCCCGTCCCGACGACGCGGAGGAGTCGCGGTCCTTTGTGCCTGCGGACTCCCACGACGGGACCCAGATTCCCGACGCCGCGCCCGCCGAGGAGCCGCGCGCTCTCACCCGCAAGGAACGAAAGCGGCAGAAGGCTGCGGCCAAGAAGCAGCTCCCGTTGTGGCAGGAGACGATCCTCCTGCTCGTCCTCGCCCTCACGGTGGCGATCGTGGTGAAGAGCTTCTTCATCCAGGCGTTCTACATCCCGTCGGAGTCGATGGAGCCCGGTCTGGTCCGCAACGACCGGATCGTCGTGCAGAAGATCTCCTACTGGGGCGGCGGTGAACCGCAGCGCGGCGACGTGATCGTCTTCAAGGACCCGGGCGGTTGGCTCAACGACGCCCAGACCGAGCCGGGCAACATCGTCGCGAAGGCGATGACGAAGGTCGGCCTGTACCCCGAGGGCGGCCACCTGGTGAAGCGCGTCGTCGGCGTTGGCGGTGACGTGATCACCTGTTGCGACGACGACGGCCGACTCAAGATCAACGGCGTCGCGATCGACGAGCCCTACGTCAACGACGACCCGCTCACCGACTGCAACGGCCCGATGCCCGGCGCCTGCGACTGGCAGACCGTCACGGTTCCTGAGGGGCACCTCTTCGTGATGGGTGACAACCGCGGCCACTCGGCCGACTCCAGCTTCCACATGTGCCGTGAGGGTCTGGAGACCGACTGTGTCCCGGGCCGTGAGTTCGTCTCCACCGACCTCGTCGTGGGACGGATGGCTGCCCTGGTCTGGCCGCTGGGTCACGCCCGGATCGAACACCGTCCCGACGCGTTCGCCGACGTTCCCGACACCGCCTCCTCCGACGACTGA
- a CDS encoding amidohydrolase family protein, whose translation MDDAMFPSPALHVTGPVLPHGEVEDLWIVDGRITREPQRGAETVARGWIVPGLVDAHCHLGMDEGGAVSEAETEAQAVVDRDAGALLIRDCGSAADTSWVHERDDLPRLLRAGRHVARSRRYIRNYADEVEPAGLVEAVVAQARRSDGWVKVVGDWISREDGDLTPSFPPADLAAAIEAAHAEGAKVTAHCFGPDVLPGAIEAGIDCIEHGTGLDETLIAAMVARGTALVPTVMQLDKFPGHAAAGEAKFPAYAARMRDLYARMPATLMAAHEAGVAMYAGSDSGGVTRHGNLAGEVLALHELGMSTYDALGAASWRARTWLGFDGLEDGASADLVVYDADPLADLSVLRRPARVVLRGRVVA comes from the coding sequence ATGGACGACGCCATGTTCCCTTCGCCGGCCCTGCACGTCACAGGGCCGGTGCTCCCGCACGGTGAGGTCGAGGACCTCTGGATCGTCGACGGTCGGATCACCCGGGAGCCGCAGCGTGGCGCCGAGACCGTTGCCCGCGGCTGGATCGTGCCCGGACTCGTGGACGCGCACTGCCATCTCGGGATGGACGAGGGTGGAGCAGTCAGTGAGGCCGAGACCGAGGCGCAGGCCGTCGTGGACCGGGACGCGGGTGCACTGCTGATCCGCGACTGCGGTTCGGCGGCGGACACCTCCTGGGTGCACGAGCGTGACGACCTGCCGCGCCTGCTGCGGGCCGGACGCCACGTGGCGCGCAGTCGCCGCTACATCCGCAACTACGCCGACGAGGTGGAGCCCGCCGGACTGGTCGAGGCCGTCGTCGCCCAGGCCCGCCGTTCCGACGGCTGGGTCAAGGTGGTGGGGGACTGGATCTCGCGTGAGGACGGCGACCTCACCCCGTCGTTCCCGCCCGCTGACCTCGCGGCAGCGATCGAGGCAGCGCACGCCGAAGGAGCCAAGGTGACCGCGCACTGCTTCGGTCCCGACGTCCTGCCCGGCGCGATCGAGGCCGGGATCGACTGCATCGAACACGGCACCGGACTCGACGAGACGTTGATCGCGGCGATGGTGGCTCGCGGAACGGCACTGGTGCCGACCGTCATGCAGTTGGACAAGTTCCCCGGCCATGCCGCGGCGGGGGAGGCGAAGTTTCCGGCCTACGCCGCCAGGATGCGTGACCTGTACGCCCGGATGCCGGCCACGTTGATGGCCGCGCACGAGGCCGGGGTGGCGATGTACGCCGGCTCGGACTCCGGGGGCGTGACCCGTCACGGCAACCTCGCCGGAGAGGTGCTGGCATTGCACGAGCTCGGCATGAGCACCTATGACGCGCTGGGGGCGGCGTCGTGGCGTGCGCGCACCTGGTTGGGCTTCGACGGGCTGGAGGACGGCGCGTCGGCCGACCTCGTCGTCTACGACGCGGACCCGCTCGCGGACCTGTCGGTGCTGCGGCGTCCGGCCAGGGTCGTGCTGCGCGGACGTGTGGTCGCCTGA
- the rimM gene encoding ribosome maturation factor RimM (Essential for efficient processing of 16S rRNA) → MSSVELVVGRIGKPHGIRGEVTVEVRTDDPDTRFKVGSVLAVKPAKGKTSEYEQLTVRSKRWHQGVLLLCFAEFADRNVAETARGLLLVVDVAGDDLGDEPDAFYEHQLVGLEVRNLDGEVIGKVTGLQTGTAQDLLQVKASDGRPALVPFVAALVPSVDVRGGFVVVADRPGLVSDFLPEDDDAAAAADED, encoded by the coding sequence GTGAGCAGCGTTGAACTGGTGGTCGGACGTATCGGCAAGCCCCACGGAATCCGTGGCGAGGTGACGGTCGAGGTGCGCACCGACGATCCCGACACCCGCTTCAAGGTCGGCTCGGTGCTCGCCGTCAAGCCCGCCAAGGGCAAGACCTCCGAGTACGAGCAGCTCACCGTGCGCTCCAAGCGTTGGCACCAGGGCGTCCTGCTGCTCTGCTTCGCCGAGTTCGCCGACCGCAACGTTGCCGAGACCGCACGTGGCCTCCTGCTGGTCGTGGACGTCGCCGGTGACGACCTCGGTGACGAGCCCGACGCGTTCTACGAGCACCAGCTCGTCGGTCTCGAGGTGCGCAACCTCGACGGCGAGGTCATCGGCAAGGTCACCGGTCTGCAGACCGGCACTGCCCAGGACCTGCTCCAGGTGAAGGCGAGCGACGGCCGCCCTGCCCTCGTCCCGTTCGTGGCCGCACTGGTCCCGAGCGTCGACGTCCGTGGTGGGTTCGTCGTCGTGGCCGACCGTCCCGGTCTCGTCTCGGACTTCCTTCCCGAGGACGACGACGCTGCTGCCGCTGCCGACGAGGACTGA
- a CDS encoding ribonuclease HII — MVAAVPTLRTERSIIREGYPLLACADEVGRGALGGPVSVGMVVVDADTRTAPQGVKDSKLVPAKLREELAPKVRRWAVAHAVGHASAAEIDAHGIVVGLRLAAQRALAGLGVVPDLVLLDGNHDYLTAPEQFSLFDAPPTAWDLDGTPEVEVPPVRTEIKGDMRCAGVAAASILAKTERDAIMAELATEHPGYAWEVNKGYASPDHVAALATRGPCVQHRRSWSLPGVNAAQPSGTGSGVRPATAGVAD; from the coding sequence GTGGTTGCAGCAGTCCCCACCCTGCGCACCGAACGCAGCATCATCCGTGAGGGCTACCCGCTGCTCGCCTGCGCCGACGAGGTCGGCCGCGGAGCACTGGGTGGTCCCGTCAGCGTCGGCATGGTCGTCGTCGACGCCGACACCCGCACCGCACCTCAGGGCGTCAAGGACTCCAAGCTGGTGCCGGCCAAGCTCCGTGAGGAGCTCGCGCCGAAGGTCCGCCGCTGGGCCGTGGCCCATGCGGTGGGTCATGCCAGTGCCGCCGAGATCGACGCCCACGGCATCGTCGTGGGGCTGCGCCTCGCGGCCCAACGGGCACTGGCCGGTCTGGGGGTCGTTCCGGACCTGGTCCTGCTCGACGGCAACCACGACTACCTCACTGCTCCGGAGCAGTTCTCACTCTTCGACGCCCCGCCCACCGCCTGGGACCTCGACGGCACGCCCGAGGTGGAGGTGCCGCCGGTGCGCACCGAGATCAAGGGCGACATGCGGTGCGCCGGTGTCGCGGCGGCCAGCATCCTGGCCAAGACCGAGCGCGACGCGATCATGGCCGAGCTGGCGACCGAGCACCCGGGCTACGCGTGGGAGGTCAACAAGGGCTACGCCTCGCCCGACCACGTCGCGGCGTTGGCCACGCGTGGACCCTGCGTCCAACACCGTCGTTCGTGGAGCCTGCCGGGCGTGAACGCCGCCCAGCCGTCGGGCACGGGTTCGGGCGTCCGACCCGCGACGGCGGGCGTCGCGGACTAG
- the rpsP gene encoding 30S ribosomal protein S16, with protein MAVKIRLKRLGKIRVPQYRIVVVDSRKKRDGRVIEEIGIYRPKEEPSFISVTGERAQYWLGVGAQPTEAVEAILKITGDWQTFKGLPGTEGTLKVAAPKRDKLEIFNEALKEAANEPKGAAVTKKAKKEEAPAEEAPAAAEAPAEDA; from the coding sequence GTGGCCGTCAAGATTCGCCTGAAGCGCCTGGGCAAGATCCGTGTTCCCCAGTACCGCATCGTCGTCGTCGACTCCCGCAAGAAGCGCGACGGTCGCGTCATCGAGGAGATCGGTATCTACCGTCCGAAGGAGGAGCCCTCCTTCATCTCCGTCACCGGTGAGCGCGCCCAGTACTGGCTCGGCGTCGGCGCCCAGCCGACCGAGGCCGTTGAGGCCATCCTGAAGATCACCGGCGACTGGCAGACCTTCAAGGGTCTCCCGGGCACCGAGGGCACCCTCAAGGTCGCCGCTCCCAAGCGCGACAAGCTCGAGATCTTCAACGAGGCCCTCAAGGAGGCCGCCAACGAGCCCAAGGGCGCCGCGGTGACCAAGAAGGCCAAGAAGGAGGAGGCCCCCGCTGAGGAGGCCCCCGCCGCTGCCGAGGCCCCGGCCGAGGACGCCTGA
- a CDS encoding DUF2469 domain-containing protein yields MSAEDLEKYESEMELTLYREYRDVVQLFKYVVETDRRFYLCNQVDVKARGESGEVFFEVSMSDAWVWDMYRPARFARNVKVLTFKDVNVEELNHPDMDPSEA; encoded by the coding sequence ATGAGTGCCGAGGACCTCGAGAAGTACGAGTCCGAGATGGAGCTCACGCTCTACCGCGAGTACCGCGACGTCGTGCAGCTCTTCAAGTACGTCGTCGAGACCGACCGACGTTTCTACCTCTGCAACCAGGTGGACGTGAAGGCCCGCGGTGAGTCCGGCGAGGTCTTCTTCGAGGTCTCGATGAGTGACGCCTGGGTGTGGGACATGTACCGTCCGGCGCGGTTCGCCCGCAACGTCAAGGTGCTGACCTTCAAGGACGTCAACGTCGAGGAACTCAACCATCCCGACATGGACCCCTCCGAGGCCTGA